From Camelus bactrianus isolate YW-2024 breed Bactrian camel chromosome 16, ASM4877302v1, whole genome shotgun sequence, the proteins below share one genomic window:
- the LOC105080117 gene encoding signal transducer and activator of transcription 5A: MAGWIQAQQLQGDALRQMQVLYGQHFPIEVRHYLAQWIESQPWDAIDLDNPQDRAQATQLLEGLVQELQKKAEHQVGEDGFLLKIKLGHYATQLQNTYDRCPMELVRCIRHILYNEQRLVREANNGSSSAGILVDAMSQKHLQINQTFEELRLVTQDTENELKKLQQTQEYFIIQYQESLRIQAQFAQLAQLNPQERLSRETALQQKQVTLEAWLQREAQTLQQYRVELAEKHQKTLQLLRKQQTIILDDELIQWKRRQQLAGNGGPPEGSLDVLQSWCEKLAEIIWQNRQQIRRAEHLCQQLPIPGPVEEMLAEVNATITDIISALVTSTFIIEKQPPQVLKTQTKFAATVRLLVGGKLNVHMNPPQVKATIISEQQAKSLLKNENTRNECSGEILNNCCVMEYHQATGTLTAHFRNMSLKRIKRADRRGAESVTEEKFTVLFESQFSVGSNELVFQVKTLSLPVVVIVHGSQDHNATATVLWDNAFAEPGRVPFAVPDKVLWPQLCEALNMKFKAEVQSNRGLTKENLVFLAQKLFNSSSSHLEDYNGMSVSWSQFNRENLPGWNYTFWQWFDGVMEVLKKHHKPHWNDGAILGFVNKQQAHDLLINKPDGTFLLRFSDSEIGGITIAWKFDSPDRNLWNLKPFTTRDFSIRSLADRLGDLDYLIYVFPDRPKDEVFSKYYTPVLAKAVDGYVKPQIKQVVPEFVSASADSAGGSATYMDQAPSPAVCPQAHYNMYPQNPDPVLDQDGEFDLDETMDVARHVEELLRRPMDSLDHRLSPPTGLFTSARGSLS; the protein is encoded by the exons ATGGCGGGCTGGATCCAGgcccagcagctgcagggagATGCGCTGCGCCAGATGCAGGTGTTGTACGGGCAGCACTTCCCCATCGAAGTCCGGCATTACTTAGCACAGTGGATAGAGAGCCAGCCGTG GGATGCCATCGACCTGGACAATCCCCAGGACCGAGCGCAGGCCACCCAGCTCCTGGAGGGCCTGGTGCAGGAGCTGCAGAAGAAGGCGGAGCACCAAGTGGGGGAAGACGGGTTCTTACTGAAGATCAAGCTGGGGCACTACGCCACGCAGCTCCAG AACACGTATGACCGCTGCCCCATGGAGCTTGTCCGCTGTATCCGCCATATTCTGTACAATGAACAGAGACTGGTCCGAGAAGCCAACAAT GGTAGTTCTTCTGCTGGGATCCTGGTTGATGCCATGTCCCAGAAACACCTTCAGATCAACCAGACATTTGAGGAGCTGCGACTGGTCACACAGGACACAGAGAATGAGTTGAAGAAGCTGCAGCAGACTCAAGAGTACTTCATCATCCAATATCAAGAGAGCCTGAGGATCCAGG CTCAGTTTGCCCAGCTGGCCCAGCTGAACCCGCAGGAGCGTCTGAGCCGGGAGACGGCCCTCCAGCAGAAGCAGGTGACCCTGGAGGCCTGGCTGCAGCGCGAGGCCCAGACGCTGCAGCAGTACCGCGTG GAGCTGGCCGAGAAGCACCAGAAGACCCTGCAGCTGCTGCGGAAGCAGCAGACCATCATTCTGGATGACGAACTGATCCAGTGGAAGCGGCGGCAGCAGCTGGCCGGGAACGGAGGGCCCCCCGAGGGCAGCCTGGACGTGCTACAGTCCTG GTGTGAGAAGTTGGCGGAGATCATCTGGCAGAACCGGCAGCAGATTCGCAGAGCTGAGCACCTGTGCCAGCAGCTGCCCATCCCCGGCCCAGTGGAGGAGATGCTGGCTGAGGTCAACGCCACCATCACGGACATCATCTCAGCCCTGGTGACCAG CACATTCATCATCGAGAAGCAGCCCCCTCAGGTCCTGAAGACCCAGACCAAGTTTGCAGCCACTGTGCGCCTGCTGGTGGGCGGGAAGCTGAACGTGCACATGAACCCCCCCCAGGTGAAGGCCACCATCATCAGTGAGCAGCAGGCCAAGTCTCTGCTCAAGAACGAGAACACCCGCAA CGAGTGCAGTGGAGAGATCTTGAACAACTGCTGTGTGATGGAGTACCACCAGGCCACAGGCACCCTCACTGCCCACTTCAGGAACATG TCGCTAAAGAGGATCAAGCGCGCTGACCGACGAGGCGCAGAGTCTGTGACAGAGGAGAAGTTCACAGTCCTGTTTGAGTCTCAGTTCAGCGTCGGCAGCAATGAGCTTGTGTTCCAGGTGAAG ACCCTGTCCCTTCCTGTGGTTGTCATCGTTCACGGCAGCCAGGACCACAATGCTACCGCCACAGTGCTGTGGGACAATGCCTTTGCTGAGCCA GGCAGGGTGCCGTTCGCGGTGCCCGACAAAGTCCTGTGGCCGCAGCTGTGCGAGGCGCTCAATATGAAATTCAAGGCCGAAGTGCAGAGCAACCGGGGCCTGACCAAGGAGAACCTTGTGTTCCTGGCGCAGAAGCTgttcaacagcagcagcagccacctCGAGGACTACAACGGCATGTCCGTGTCCTGGTCCCAGTTCAACAGG GAGAACTTGCCCGGCTGGAACTATACCTTCTGGCAGTGGTTTGATGGGGTCATGGAGGTGCTGAAGAAACATCACAAGCCCCATTGGAATGATGG AGCCATCCTAGGTTTTGTGAATAAGCAACAGGCCCATGATCTGCTCATCAACAAGCCCGATGGAACCTTCTTGTTGCGCTTTAGTGACTCAGAAATCGGGGGCATCACCATTGCCTGGAAGTTTGACTCTC CGGACcgtaacctgtggaatctgaagCCATTCACCACGAGGGATTTCTCCATCCGATCTCTGGCCGACCGGCTGGGAGACCTGGACTATCTCATCTACGTGTTTCCAGACCGGCCCAAGGATGAGGTCTTCTCCAAGTACTACACTCCTGTGCTCG CCAAAGCAGTGGACGGATATGTGAAGCCACAGATCAAGCAAGTGGTCCCTGA GTTTGTGAGCGCCTCTGCAGACTCTGCTGGGGGCAGCGCCACCTACATGGACCAGGCCCCCTCTCCAGCTGTGTGCCCCCAGGCTCATTATAACATGTACCCACAGAA CCCTGACCCCGTCCTTGACCAGGATGGAGAGTTCGACCTGGATGAGACCATGGATGTAGCCCGGCACGTGGAGGAACTCTTACGCCGCCCGATGGACAGCCTGGACCACCGGCTCTCCCCGCCTACTGGTCTCTTCACCTCTGCCAGAGGCTCGCTCTCGTGA